A stretch of Exiguobacterium sp. BMC-KP DNA encodes these proteins:
- a CDS encoding F0F1 ATP synthase subunit delta — MRDHVAGRYAKALFDLALEHHVLEQAEADVRTLGEVLHATPELASVLDNPSISAEELKQVLQTSFTGFNSIVLNTLLVMVENDRAAEIVTLPEHFIALLNEHRNVATAIVTSAYKLSDEELTKVKETFGQKSGKTLEVENVVDTRVIGGLRVQIGYTTYDGTIETKLTRLERELLKA, encoded by the coding sequence ATGCGTGATCACGTAGCGGGACGCTACGCAAAAGCGCTCTTCGATCTTGCGCTTGAGCACCATGTGCTCGAGCAAGCAGAAGCTGATGTGCGGACGCTCGGCGAAGTGCTCCACGCAACACCAGAGCTCGCTTCGGTTTTAGATAACCCATCGATTTCTGCTGAAGAGCTCAAGCAAGTTCTTCAAACAAGCTTCACTGGTTTCAACTCGATCGTCTTAAACACACTGCTCGTCATGGTCGAAAATGACCGGGCAGCAGAAATCGTTACATTACCGGAACACTTCATTGCATTGTTGAATGAACACCGCAATGTCGCGACGGCAATCGTCACGAGTGCATACAAATTGTCGGACGAGGAACTCACGAAAGTGAAAGAGACGTTTGGCCAAAAATCAGGTAAAACGCTTGAAGTCGAGAACGTCGTCGACACGCGTGTCATCGGAGGACTTCGCGTCCAAATCGGTTACACGACATATGACGGTACGATCGAAACTAAACTAACGCGCCTTGAGCGTGAGCTGTTAAAAGCGTAA
- the atpF gene encoding F0F1 ATP synthase subunit B encodes MNLTYLAAEAGGESNHLLLANMIVTIVVFLLLLILLKKFAWGPLVNMMKAREEHVASEINSAEKSRKDAEVYVEQQREELNKARTEARDLLEASRRQAEAEQARAMEQARLESEMSKEEARRAIERERAEAQAALKNDVALQAIAAARHVMKTQLATDEVAQKALVDQFLADTKGTN; translated from the coding sequence ATGAATCTAACGTATCTTGCGGCAGAGGCTGGTGGCGAAAGCAACCATCTCTTATTAGCCAACATGATCGTCACGATCGTCGTTTTCCTCTTGCTCCTCATCCTCTTGAAGAAATTCGCATGGGGCCCGCTCGTCAACATGATGAAAGCGCGGGAAGAGCATGTGGCTAGCGAGATCAACTCGGCTGAAAAGAGCCGTAAAGACGCTGAAGTCTACGTAGAACAACAACGCGAAGAATTAAACAAGGCGCGTACGGAAGCACGCGACCTTTTAGAAGCATCACGCCGTCAGGCAGAAGCAGAGCAAGCACGTGCGATGGAGCAGGCACGTCTTGAATCCGAAATGAGTAAGGAAGAAGCTCGCCGTGCAATCGAACGTGAACGCGCTGAAGCACAAGCTGCTTTGAAGAACGATGTCGCTCTTCAAGCAATCGCTGCAGCACGCCACGTCATGAAAACACAGCTTGCGACGGACGAAGTTGCTCAAAAAGCACTCGTCGATCAATTCCTTGCTGATACTAAGGGCACGAACTAA
- the atpE gene encoding F0F1 ATP synthase subunit C has protein sequence MNLIATAIIIGLGALGAGIGNGLIVNGTVLGQARQPELKNELRQTMFIGIGLVEALPIIGVAVGFLLLNS, from the coding sequence ATGAATCTTATTGCAACAGCGATCATCATCGGACTCGGCGCACTCGGCGCAGGTATCGGTAACGGTCTTATCGTAAACGGTACAGTATTAGGTCAAGCACGTCAGCCAGAACTCAAAAACGAACTTCGTCAAACAATGTTCATCGGTATCGGTCTTGTTGAGGCACTTCCAATCATCGGTGTAGCGGTCGGTTTCCTTCTTCTCAACTCTTAA